In Haliaeetus albicilla chromosome 30, bHalAlb1.1, whole genome shotgun sequence, a single genomic region encodes these proteins:
- the ZNF668 gene encoding zinc finger protein 668 isoform X5: MVQNGGKTLQNGCKMGAGRGMGGTQVSGCPPPPHPNVVFCPQGAMEERQEGPGGDVGGGTHGDVGGGTRGDVRGGGGTHGDVGGGTHGDVRGGGTHGDVHSGTHGDVHGGGTHGDVGGGTRGDVRGGGGTHGDVGSGTHGDVRGGGTHGDVHSGTHGDVHGGGTHGDVRGGRTHGDVHSGTHGDVHGGGTHGNVGGGTHGAVGGGTRGHGRDSTRGDLQDDDFDDPPGDLHADAPRGDTRGDTRDDVPVGATTTTPAYVKSGSRYKCPTCAATFPTPTRALRHIQTHVSAASATANRSRGATVASGGAAATRSRGAATTTDASAASGGATTRSRSATAARSRGATATRSRGATATRSRGGTAAAASGGAAATTAASRASRDAGAVADASKTAGGATTTRSRGAATGRSRGAAATRTVSKASGDPSATTAASKATGGAADATDAPKAPGDAGAAADAPEAPGHATAAASEASGDAAATSAPKASGDAATDAACSACPRPAPPFPCAACPKSYGTLSKLTIHQRAHTGERPFSCPDCPKSFADPSVYRKHRRGHAGLRPHRCGTCPKAYAERKDLRNHQRSHTGERPFLCAECGKSFGRSSSLACHQRIHAPRKPYACGTCGKAFTQLSSFQSHQRVHTGERPYLCPQCGRMFSDPSSYRRHQRAHQGVKPYGCGECGKAFRQPADLAVHRRTHTGERPWRCGECGKAFVASWDLKRHRLTHTGERPWRCGECGKGFGERAALGKHRRTHSGERPYACGRCGKGFGGASGLRKHERTHGKREAGGGNDMAAGADLNVAAGPGLNVAAGAGLSAAAGAGLGIAGGGQGMASRLGHDMAAGVGRNMAVRAGHGTAAGGGHDASGQHGHIMAAGVGHGVAAGAGHDAVGQPSHGVATGVGHGMAVGIGHDVGGQPGHGMAAGIGHGMAAGTGHDAGGQPGHGMAAGVGRGMAVGIGHNVGTQPGHSMAAGVGRGAAAGIAHDVGARPGHKVAAGAGHEMAAGLGHELANRPGHATASQAGRDMAAATGRDVGAQPGPDVAAGLGHGMAAIPGAGPIVAAGAGHDMAAAGGTVGCGSLNVADACGGPNMAAANIAATVGGPKMAAPNMAAANMATPSGGANMATCNMATPIGNPNVAATVVAPGACLASGGVALPDHASPEPRPFACPLCPKRFGARAGLRKHQRRHGPTPLATPAPGPAPAGSA; this comes from the exons ATGGTGCAAAATGGGGGTAAAACGCTGCAAAATGGGTGTAAAatgggagcggggcgggggatgggggggacccaggtgtctgggtgccccccacccccccaccccaacgtGGTGTTTTGTCCGCAGGGGGCTATGGAGGAGCGCCAGGAGGGTCCGGGTGGGGACGTCGGTGGTGGCACCCACGGGGACGTCGGTGGTGGCACCCGTGGGGACGtccgtggtggtggtggcaccCACGGGGACGTCGGCGGTGGCACCCATGGGGACGTTCGTGGTGGTGGAACCCATGGGGACGTCCATAGTGGCACCCATGGAGACGTCCACGGTGGTGGCACCCACGGGGACGTCGGTGGTGGCACCCGTGGGGACGtccgtggtggtggtggcaccCACGGGGACGTCGGCAGTGGCACCCATGGGGACGTTCGTGGTGGTGGAACCCATGGGGACGTCCATAGTGGCACCCACGGAGACGTCCACGGTGGTGGCACCCATGGGGACGTTCGTGGTGGTAGAACCCATGGGGACGTCCATAGTGGCACCCATGGAGACGTCCACGGTGGTGGCACCCATGGGAACGTCGGTGGTGGCACCCATGGGGCCGTCGGTGGTGGCACCCGTGGCCACGGCCGTGATAGCACCCGTGGGGACCTCCAAGACGACGACTTTGATGATCCCCCCGGGGACCTCCACGCTGACGCCCCCCGAGGTGACACCCGAGGTGACACCCGCGACGACGTCCCCGTGggtgccaccaccaccacgcccGCCTACGTGAAATCGGGGAGCCGCTACAAGTGTCCCACCTGCGCCGCCACCTTCCCCACCCCGACGCGGGCCCTGCGCCACATCCAGACGCACGTGTCCGCCGCGTCCGCCACCGCCAACAGGTCCAGAGGTGCCACCGTCGCGTCCGGAGGTGCCGCCGCCACCAGGTCCAGAGGTGCCGCCACCACGACGGACGCGTCCGCCGCCTCCGGAGGTGCCACCACCAGGTCCCGAAGTGCCACCGCCGCCAGGTCCAGAG GTGCCACCGCCACCAGGTCCAGAGGTGCCACCGCCACCAGGTCCAGAGGcggcaccgccgccgccgcatcTGGAGGTGCCGCCGCCACGACGGCCGCATCCAGAGCGTCCAGAGATGCCGGCGCCGTGGCGGACGCGTCCAAAACAGCTGGAGGTGCCACCACCACCCGCTCCCGAGGTGCCGCCACCGGTAGGTCCAGAGGTGCCGCCGCCACGAGGACCGTCTCCAAAGCATCCGGAGATCCCAGCGCTACGACAGCCGCATCCAAAGCGACCGGCGGTGCCGCCGATGCCACCGACGCGCCCAAAGCACCCGGAGATGCCGGCGCCGCGGCGGATGCACCCGAAGCGCCCGGCCATGCCACCGCCGCCGCATCCGAAGCATCCGGAGATGCCGCCGCCACGTCCGCACCTAAAGCATCCGGAGATGCCGCCACGGACGCCGCCTGCTCCGCCTGCCCCCGTCCcgctccccccttcccctgcgCCGCCTGCCCCAAATCCTACGGCACCCTCTCCAAGTTGACCATCCACCAACGCGCCCACACCGGCGAACGCCCCTTCTCCTGCCCGGACTGCCCCAAATCGTTCGCCGACCCTTCCGTCTACCGCAAACACCGCCGGGGTCACGCCGGGTTGCGTCCCCACCGTTGCGGCACCTGCCCCAAAGCCTACGCCGAGCGCAAGGACCTCCGCAACCACCAGCGCAGCCACACGGGCGAGCGGCCCTTCCTCTGCGCCGAGTGCGGCAAGAGCTTCGGCCGCTCTTCCTCCCTCGCCTGCCACCAGCGCATCCACGCCCCCCGCAAGCCCTACGCCTGCGGCACCTGCGGGAAGGCTTTCACCCAACTCTCCTCTTTCCAGAGCCACCAGCGCGTCCACACCGGCGAACGTCCCTACCTCTGCCCCCAGTGCGGGCGGATGTTCTCCGACCCCTCCAGCTACCGCCGCCACCAGCGCGCCCACCAAGGGGTCAAGCCCTACGGCTGCGGGGAGTGCGGCAAAGCTTTCCGGCAACCGGCGGATCTGGCGGTCCACCGGCGGACCCACACGGGCGAGAGGCCCTGGCGGTGCGGGGAGTGCGGCAAAGCTTTCGTGGCCTCCTGGGACCTCAAGCGGCACCGGTTGACCCACACGGGCGAACGGCCCTGGCGGTGCGGGGAGTGCGGGAAGGGTTTCGGGGAGAGGGCGGCGCTGGGCAAGCACCGGCGGACGCACTCCGGCGAGAGGCCCTACGCCTGCGGGCGCTGCGGGAAGGGATTCGGGGGGGCCTCGGGGCTGCGCAAGCACGAGAGGACGCACGGCAAGCGGGAGGCGGGAGGCGGCAACGACATGGCCGCCGGCGCCGACCTCAACGTGGCCGCCGGACCCGGCCTCAACGTGGCAGCCGGTGCCGGCCTCAGCGCGGCCGCTGGAGCCGGCCTCGGTATTGCCGGAGGTGGTCAGGGCATGGCTAGCAGGCTTGGCCACGACATGGCCGCCGGAGTTGGCCGCAATATGGCCGTCAGAGCTGGCCATGGCacggccgccggcggcgggcaTGATGCGAGCGGTCAGCACGGCCACATTATGGCCGCCGGTGTTGGCCACGGCGTGGCTGCGGGTGCCGGGCACGATGCGGTTGGCCAACCTAGCCACGGCGTGGCCACCGGCGTCGGCCACGGCATGGCCGTTGGCATTGGGCATGACGTGGGCGGTCAACCCGGCCACGGGATGGCCGCCGGCATTGGCCACGGCATGGCTGCCGGCACTGGGCACGACGCGGGCGGTCAGCCCGGCCACGGGATGGCCGCCGGCGTTGGCCGTGGCATGGCCGTTGGCATCGGGCATAACGTGGGCACCCAACCTGGCCACTCTATGGCCGCCGGCGTTGGCCGTGGCGCGGCTGCCGGCATCGCGCACGACGTAGGCGCCCGACCCGGCCACAAAGTGGCTGCCGGAGCTGGCCACGAGATGGCCGCCGGACTTGGCCATGAGTTGGCCAACAGACCTGGCCACGCCACGGCTTCCCAAGCTGGCCGTGACATGGCCGCCGCTACCGGGCGGGACGTGGGTGCTCAACCCGGCCCCGATGTGGCCGCCGGCCTTGGCCACGGCATGGCCGCCATCCCCGGAGCCGGGCCCATCGTGGCGGCCGGAGCCGGTCACGACATGGCAGCCGCCGGAGGAACGGTGGGCTGCGGCAGCCTCAACGTGGCCGACGCCTGCGGAGGCCCCAATATGGCCGCTGCCAACATCGCCGCTACCGTAGGCGGCCCCAAGATGGCTGCCCCAAACATGGCCGCCGCCAACATGGCCACCCCCAGCGGGGGAGCCAACATGGCCACCTGCAACATGGCCACCCCCATTGGAAACCCCAACGTGGCCGCCACTGTTGTGGCACCAGGGGCGTGTCTGGCTTCCGGGGGTGTGGCCTTGCCCGACCACGCCTCCCCGGAGCCCCGCCCTTTCGCCTGCCCCCTCTGCCCCAAGCGCTTCGGTGCCCGGGCGGGGCTCCGCAAGCACCAGCGCCGCCACGGCCCCACCCCGCTGGCCACGCCCGCCCCGGGCCCCGCCCCAGCTGGATCAGCTTAG
- the ZNF668 gene encoding zinc finger protein 668 isoform X2 — translation MVQNGGKTLQNGCKMGAGRGMGGTQVSGCPPPPHPNVVFCPQGAMEERQEGPGGDVGGGTHGDVGGGTRGDVRGGGGTHGDVGGGTHGDVRGGGTHGDVHSGTHGDVHGGGTHGDVGGGTRGDVRGGGGTHGDVGSGTHGDVRGGGTHGDVHSGTHGDVHGGGTHGDVRGGRTHGDVHSGTHGDVHGGGTHGNVGGGTHGAVGGGTRGHGRDSTRGDLQDDDFDDPPGDLHADAPRGDTRGDTRDDVPVGATTTTPAYVKSGSRYKCPTCAATFPTPTRALRHIQTHVSAASATANRSRGATVASGGAAATRSRGAATTTDASAASGGATTRSRSATAARSRGATTAATTPPTTSGAAAAARSRGATAARSRGATTAATGASETSGDVPTTADVTEDTGGAATAPDTSAASVGTATRSRGATATRSRGATATRSRGGTAAAASGGAAATTAASRASRDAGAVADASKTAGGATTTRSRGAATGRSRGAAATRTVSKASGDPSATTAASKATGGAADATDAPKAPGDAGAAADAPEAPGHATAAASEASGDAAATSAPKASGDAATDAACSACPRPAPPFPCAACPKSYGTLSKLTIHQRAHTGERPFSCPDCPKSFADPSVYRKHRRGHAGLRPHRCGTCPKAYAERKDLRNHQRSHTGERPFLCAECGKSFGRSSSLACHQRIHAPRKPYACGTCGKAFTQLSSFQSHQRVHTGERPYLCPQCGRMFSDPSSYRRHQRAHQGVKPYGCGECGKAFRQPADLAVHRRTHTGERPWRCGECGKAFVASWDLKRHRLTHTGERPWRCGECGKGFGERAALGKHRRTHSGERPYACGRCGKGFGGASGLRKHERTHGKREAGGGNDMAAGADLNVAAGPGLNVAAGGQGMASRLGHDMAAGVGRNMAVRAGHGTAAGGGHDASGQHGHIMAAGVGHGVAAGAGHDAVGQPSHGVATGVGHGMAVGIGHDVGGQPGHGMAAGIGHGMAAGTGHDAGGQPGHGMAAGVGRGMAVGIGHNVGTQPGHSMAAGVGRGAAAGIAHDVGARPGHKVAAGAGHEMAAGLGHELANRPGHATASQAGRDMAAATGRDVGAQPGPDVAAGLGHGMAAIPGAGPIVAAGAGHDMAAAGGTVGCGSLNVADACGGPNMAAANIAATVGGPKMAAPNMAAANMATPSGGANMATCNMATPIGNPNVAATVVAPGACLASGGVALPDHASPEPRPFACPLCPKRFGARAGLRKHQRRHGPTPLATPAPGPAPAGSA, via the exons ATGGTGCAAAATGGGGGTAAAACGCTGCAAAATGGGTGTAAAatgggagcggggcgggggatgggggggacccaggtgtctgggtgccccccacccccccaccccaacgtGGTGTTTTGTCCGCAGGGGGCTATGGAGGAGCGCCAGGAGGGTCCGGGTGGGGACGTCGGTGGTGGCACCCACGGGGACGTCGGTGGTGGCACCCGTGGGGACGtccgtggtggtggtggcaccCACGGGGACGTCGGCGGTGGCACCCATGGGGACGTTCGTGGTGGTGGAACCCATGGGGACGTCCATAGTGGCACCCATGGAGACGTCCACGGTGGTGGCACCCACGGGGACGTCGGTGGTGGCACCCGTGGGGACGtccgtggtggtggtggcaccCACGGGGACGTCGGCAGTGGCACCCATGGGGACGTTCGTGGTGGTGGAACCCATGGGGACGTCCATAGTGGCACCCACGGAGACGTCCACGGTGGTGGCACCCATGGGGACGTTCGTGGTGGTAGAACCCATGGGGACGTCCATAGTGGCACCCATGGAGACGTCCACGGTGGTGGCACCCATGGGAACGTCGGTGGTGGCACCCATGGGGCCGTCGGTGGTGGCACCCGTGGCCACGGCCGTGATAGCACCCGTGGGGACCTCCAAGACGACGACTTTGATGATCCCCCCGGGGACCTCCACGCTGACGCCCCCCGAGGTGACACCCGAGGTGACACCCGCGACGACGTCCCCGTGggtgccaccaccaccacgcccGCCTACGTGAAATCGGGGAGCCGCTACAAGTGTCCCACCTGCGCCGCCACCTTCCCCACCCCGACGCGGGCCCTGCGCCACATCCAGACGCACGTGTCCGCCGCGTCCGCCACCGCCAACAGGTCCAGAGGTGCCACCGTCGCGTCCGGAGGTGCCGCCGCCACCAGGTCCAGAGGTGCCGCCACCACGACGGACGCGTCCGCCGCCTCCGGAGGTGCCACCACCAGGTCCCGAAGTGCCACCGCCGCCAGGTCCAGAGGTGCCACCACCGCCGCGACGACCCCACCTACCACCTccggcgctgccgccgccgccaggTCCAGAGGTGCCACCGCTGCCAGGTCCAGAGGTGCCACCACCGCTGCGACAGGCGCCTCTGAAACATCTGGAGATGTTCCTACCACCGCGGACGTCACCGAAGACACCGGGGGTGCCGCGACCGCGCCGGATACGTCTGCCGCCTCCGTGGGCACCGCCACCAGGTCCAGAGGTGCCACCGCCACCAGGTCCAGAGGTGCCACCGCCACCAGGTCCAGAGGcggcaccgccgccgccgcatcTGGAGGTGCCGCCGCCACGACGGCCGCATCCAGAGCGTCCAGAGATGCCGGCGCCGTGGCGGACGCGTCCAAAACAGCTGGAGGTGCCACCACCACCCGCTCCCGAGGTGCCGCCACCGGTAGGTCCAGAGGTGCCGCCGCCACGAGGACCGTCTCCAAAGCATCCGGAGATCCCAGCGCTACGACAGCCGCATCCAAAGCGACCGGCGGTGCCGCCGATGCCACCGACGCGCCCAAAGCACCCGGAGATGCCGGCGCCGCGGCGGATGCACCCGAAGCGCCCGGCCATGCCACCGCCGCCGCATCCGAAGCATCCGGAGATGCCGCCGCCACGTCCGCACCTAAAGCATCCGGAGATGCCGCCACGGACGCCGCCTGCTCCGCCTGCCCCCGTCCcgctccccccttcccctgcgCCGCCTGCCCCAAATCCTACGGCACCCTCTCCAAGTTGACCATCCACCAACGCGCCCACACCGGCGAACGCCCCTTCTCCTGCCCGGACTGCCCCAAATCGTTCGCCGACCCTTCCGTCTACCGCAAACACCGCCGGGGTCACGCCGGGTTGCGTCCCCACCGTTGCGGCACCTGCCCCAAAGCCTACGCCGAGCGCAAGGACCTCCGCAACCACCAGCGCAGCCACACGGGCGAGCGGCCCTTCCTCTGCGCCGAGTGCGGCAAGAGCTTCGGCCGCTCTTCCTCCCTCGCCTGCCACCAGCGCATCCACGCCCCCCGCAAGCCCTACGCCTGCGGCACCTGCGGGAAGGCTTTCACCCAACTCTCCTCTTTCCAGAGCCACCAGCGCGTCCACACCGGCGAACGTCCCTACCTCTGCCCCCAGTGCGGGCGGATGTTCTCCGACCCCTCCAGCTACCGCCGCCACCAGCGCGCCCACCAAGGGGTCAAGCCCTACGGCTGCGGGGAGTGCGGCAAAGCTTTCCGGCAACCGGCGGATCTGGCGGTCCACCGGCGGACCCACACGGGCGAGAGGCCCTGGCGGTGCGGGGAGTGCGGCAAAGCTTTCGTGGCCTCCTGGGACCTCAAGCGGCACCGGTTGACCCACACGGGCGAACGGCCCTGGCGGTGCGGGGAGTGCGGGAAGGGTTTCGGGGAGAGGGCGGCGCTGGGCAAGCACCGGCGGACGCACTCCGGCGAGAGGCCCTACGCCTGCGGGCGCTGCGGGAAGGGATTCGGGGGGGCCTCGGGGCTGCGCAAGCACGAGAGGACGCACGGCAAGCGGGAGGCGGGAGGCGGCAACGACATGGCCGCCGGCGCCGACCTCAACGTGGCCGCCGGACCCGGCCTCAACGTGGCAGCCG GTGGTCAGGGCATGGCTAGCAGGCTTGGCCACGACATGGCCGCCGGAGTTGGCCGCAATATGGCCGTCAGAGCTGGCCATGGCacggccgccggcggcgggcaTGATGCGAGCGGTCAGCACGGCCACATTATGGCCGCCGGTGTTGGCCACGGCGTGGCTGCGGGTGCCGGGCACGATGCGGTTGGCCAACCTAGCCACGGCGTGGCCACCGGCGTCGGCCACGGCATGGCCGTTGGCATTGGGCATGACGTGGGCGGTCAACCCGGCCACGGGATGGCCGCCGGCATTGGCCACGGCATGGCTGCCGGCACTGGGCACGACGCGGGCGGTCAGCCCGGCCACGGGATGGCCGCCGGCGTTGGCCGTGGCATGGCCGTTGGCATCGGGCATAACGTGGGCACCCAACCTGGCCACTCTATGGCCGCCGGCGTTGGCCGTGGCGCGGCTGCCGGCATCGCGCACGACGTAGGCGCCCGACCCGGCCACAAAGTGGCTGCCGGAGCTGGCCACGAGATGGCCGCCGGACTTGGCCATGAGTTGGCCAACAGACCTGGCCACGCCACGGCTTCCCAAGCTGGCCGTGACATGGCCGCCGCTACCGGGCGGGACGTGGGTGCTCAACCCGGCCCCGATGTGGCCGCCGGCCTTGGCCACGGCATGGCCGCCATCCCCGGAGCCGGGCCCATCGTGGCGGCCGGAGCCGGTCACGACATGGCAGCCGCCGGAGGAACGGTGGGCTGCGGCAGCCTCAACGTGGCCGACGCCTGCGGAGGCCCCAATATGGCCGCTGCCAACATCGCCGCTACCGTAGGCGGCCCCAAGATGGCTGCCCCAAACATGGCCGCCGCCAACATGGCCACCCCCAGCGGGGGAGCCAACATGGCCACCTGCAACATGGCCACCCCCATTGGAAACCCCAACGTGGCCGCCACTGTTGTGGCACCAGGGGCGTGTCTGGCTTCCGGGGGTGTGGCCTTGCCCGACCACGCCTCCCCGGAGCCCCGCCCTTTCGCCTGCCCCCTCTGCCCCAAGCGCTTCGGTGCCCGGGCGGGGCTCCGCAAGCACCAGCGCCGCCACGGCCCCACCCCGCTGGCCACGCCCGCCCCGGGCCCCGCCCCAGCTGGATCAGCTTAG
- the ZNF668 gene encoding zinc finger protein 668 isoform X3, giving the protein MVQNGGKTLQNGCKMGAGRGMGGTQVSGCPPPPHPNVVFCPQGAMEERQEGPGGDVGGGTHGDVGGGTRGDVRGGGGTHGDVGGGTHGDVRGGGTHGDVHSGTHGDVHGGGTHGDVGGGTRGDVRGGGGTHGDVGSGTHGDVRGGGTHGDVHSGTHGDVHGGGTHGDVRGGRTHGDVHSGTHGDVHGGGTHGNVGGGTHGAVGGGTRGHGRDSTRGDLQDDDFDDPPGDLHADAPRGDTRGDTRDDVPVGATTTTPAYVKSGSRYKCPTCAATFPTPTRALRHIQTHVSAASATANRSRGATVASGGATTRSRSATAARSRGATTAATTPPTTSGAAAAARSRGATAARSRGATTAATGASETSGDVPTTADVTEDTGGAATAPDTSAASVGTATRSRGATATRSRGATATRSRGGTAAAASGGAAATTAASRASRDAGAVADASKTAGGATTTRSRGAATGRSRGAAATRTVSKASGDPSATTAASKATGGAADATDAPKAPGDAGAAADAPEAPGHATAAASEASGDAAATSAPKASGDAATDAACSACPRPAPPFPCAACPKSYGTLSKLTIHQRAHTGERPFSCPDCPKSFADPSVYRKHRRGHAGLRPHRCGTCPKAYAERKDLRNHQRSHTGERPFLCAECGKSFGRSSSLACHQRIHAPRKPYACGTCGKAFTQLSSFQSHQRVHTGERPYLCPQCGRMFSDPSSYRRHQRAHQGVKPYGCGECGKAFRQPADLAVHRRTHTGERPWRCGECGKAFVASWDLKRHRLTHTGERPWRCGECGKGFGERAALGKHRRTHSGERPYACGRCGKGFGGASGLRKHERTHGKREAGGGNDMAAGADLNVAAGPGLNVAAGAGLSAAAGAGLGIAGGGQGMASRLGHDMAAGVGRNMAVRAGHGTAAGGGHDASGQHGHIMAAGVGHGVAAGAGHDAVGQPSHGVATGVGHGMAVGIGHDVGGQPGHGMAAGIGHGMAAGTGHDAGGQPGHGMAAGVGRGMAVGIGHNVGTQPGHSMAAGVGRGAAAGIAHDVGARPGHKVAAGAGHEMAAGLGHELANRPGHATASQAGRDMAAATGRDVGAQPGPDVAAGLGHGMAAIPGAGPIVAAGAGHDMAAAGGTVGCGSLNVADACGGPNMAAANIAATVGGPKMAAPNMAAANMATPSGGANMATCNMATPIGNPNVAATVVAPGACLASGGVALPDHASPEPRPFACPLCPKRFGARAGLRKHQRRHGPTPLATPAPGPAPAGSA; this is encoded by the exons ATGGTGCAAAATGGGGGTAAAACGCTGCAAAATGGGTGTAAAatgggagcggggcgggggatgggggggacccaggtgtctgggtgccccccacccccccaccccaacgtGGTGTTTTGTCCGCAGGGGGCTATGGAGGAGCGCCAGGAGGGTCCGGGTGGGGACGTCGGTGGTGGCACCCACGGGGACGTCGGTGGTGGCACCCGTGGGGACGtccgtggtggtggtggcaccCACGGGGACGTCGGCGGTGGCACCCATGGGGACGTTCGTGGTGGTGGAACCCATGGGGACGTCCATAGTGGCACCCATGGAGACGTCCACGGTGGTGGCACCCACGGGGACGTCGGTGGTGGCACCCGTGGGGACGtccgtggtggtggtggcaccCACGGGGACGTCGGCAGTGGCACCCATGGGGACGTTCGTGGTGGTGGAACCCATGGGGACGTCCATAGTGGCACCCACGGAGACGTCCACGGTGGTGGCACCCATGGGGACGTTCGTGGTGGTAGAACCCATGGGGACGTCCATAGTGGCACCCATGGAGACGTCCACGGTGGTGGCACCCATGGGAACGTCGGTGGTGGCACCCATGGGGCCGTCGGTGGTGGCACCCGTGGCCACGGCCGTGATAGCACCCGTGGGGACCTCCAAGACGACGACTTTGATGATCCCCCCGGGGACCTCCACGCTGACGCCCCCCGAGGTGACACCCGAGGTGACACCCGCGACGACGTCCCCGTGggtgccaccaccaccacgcccGCCTACGTGAAATCGGGGAGCCGCTACAAGTGTCCCACCTGCGCCGCCACCTTCCCCACCCCGACGCGGGCCCTGCGCCACATCCAGACGCACGTGTCCGCCGCGTCCGCCACCGCCAACAGGTCCAGAGGTGCCACCGTCGCGTCCGGAG GTGCCACCACCAGGTCCCGAAGTGCCACCGCCGCCAGGTCCAGAGGTGCCACCACCGCCGCGACGACCCCACCTACCACCTccggcgctgccgccgccgccaggTCCAGAGGTGCCACCGCTGCCAGGTCCAGAGGTGCCACCACCGCTGCGACAGGCGCCTCTGAAACATCTGGAGATGTTCCTACCACCGCGGACGTCACCGAAGACACCGGGGGTGCCGCGACCGCGCCGGATACGTCTGCCGCCTCCGTGGGCACCGCCACCAGGTCCAGAGGTGCCACCGCCACCAGGTCCAGAGGTGCCACCGCCACCAGGTCCAGAGGcggcaccgccgccgccgcatcTGGAGGTGCCGCCGCCACGACGGCCGCATCCAGAGCGTCCAGAGATGCCGGCGCCGTGGCGGACGCGTCCAAAACAGCTGGAGGTGCCACCACCACCCGCTCCCGAGGTGCCGCCACCGGTAGGTCCAGAGGTGCCGCCGCCACGAGGACCGTCTCCAAAGCATCCGGAGATCCCAGCGCTACGACAGCCGCATCCAAAGCGACCGGCGGTGCCGCCGATGCCACCGACGCGCCCAAAGCACCCGGAGATGCCGGCGCCGCGGCGGATGCACCCGAAGCGCCCGGCCATGCCACCGCCGCCGCATCCGAAGCATCCGGAGATGCCGCCGCCACGTCCGCACCTAAAGCATCCGGAGATGCCGCCACGGACGCCGCCTGCTCCGCCTGCCCCCGTCCcgctccccccttcccctgcgCCGCCTGCCCCAAATCCTACGGCACCCTCTCCAAGTTGACCATCCACCAACGCGCCCACACCGGCGAACGCCCCTTCTCCTGCCCGGACTGCCCCAAATCGTTCGCCGACCCTTCCGTCTACCGCAAACACCGCCGGGGTCACGCCGGGTTGCGTCCCCACCGTTGCGGCACCTGCCCCAAAGCCTACGCCGAGCGCAAGGACCTCCGCAACCACCAGCGCAGCCACACGGGCGAGCGGCCCTTCCTCTGCGCCGAGTGCGGCAAGAGCTTCGGCCGCTCTTCCTCCCTCGCCTGCCACCAGCGCATCCACGCCCCCCGCAAGCCCTACGCCTGCGGCACCTGCGGGAAGGCTTTCACCCAACTCTCCTCTTTCCAGAGCCACCAGCGCGTCCACACCGGCGAACGTCCCTACCTCTGCCCCCAGTGCGGGCGGATGTTCTCCGACCCCTCCAGCTACCGCCGCCACCAGCGCGCCCACCAAGGGGTCAAGCCCTACGGCTGCGGGGAGTGCGGCAAAGCTTTCCGGCAACCGGCGGATCTGGCGGTCCACCGGCGGACCCACACGGGCGAGAGGCCCTGGCGGTGCGGGGAGTGCGGCAAAGCTTTCGTGGCCTCCTGGGACCTCAAGCGGCACCGGTTGACCCACACGGGCGAACGGCCCTGGCGGTGCGGGGAGTGCGGGAAGGGTTTCGGGGAGAGGGCGGCGCTGGGCAAGCACCGGCGGACGCACTCCGGCGAGAGGCCCTACGCCTGCGGGCGCTGCGGGAAGGGATTCGGGGGGGCCTCGGGGCTGCGCAAGCACGAGAGGACGCACGGCAAGCGGGAGGCGGGAGGCGGCAACGACATGGCCGCCGGCGCCGACCTCAACGTGGCCGCCGGACCCGGCCTCAACGTGGCAGCCGGTGCCGGCCTCAGCGCGGCCGCTGGAGCCGGCCTCGGTATTGCCGGAGGTGGTCAGGGCATGGCTAGCAGGCTTGGCCACGACATGGCCGCCGGAGTTGGCCGCAATATGGCCGTCAGAGCTGGCCATGGCacggccgccggcggcgggcaTGATGCGAGCGGTCAGCACGGCCACATTATGGCCGCCGGTGTTGGCCACGGCGTGGCTGCGGGTGCCGGGCACGATGCGGTTGGCCAACCTAGCCACGGCGTGGCCACCGGCGTCGGCCACGGCATGGCCGTTGGCATTGGGCATGACGTGGGCGGTCAACCCGGCCACGGGATGGCCGCCGGCATTGGCCACGGCATGGCTGCCGGCACTGGGCACGACGCGGGCGGTCAGCCCGGCCACGGGATGGCCGCCGGCGTTGGCCGTGGCATGGCCGTTGGCATCGGGCATAACGTGGGCACCCAACCTGGCCACTCTATGGCCGCCGGCGTTGGCCGTGGCGCGGCTGCCGGCATCGCGCACGACGTAGGCGCCCGACCCGGCCACAAAGTGGCTGCCGGAGCTGGCCACGAGATGGCCGCCGGACTTGGCCATGAGTTGGCCAACAGACCTGGCCACGCCACGGCTTCCCAAGCTGGCCGTGACATGGCCGCCGCTACCGGGCGGGACGTGGGTGCTCAACCCGGCCCCGATGTGGCCGCCGGCCTTGGCCACGGCATGGCCGCCATCCCCGGAGCCGGGCCCATCGTGGCGGCCGGAGCCGGTCACGACATGGCAGCCGCCGGAGGAACGGTGGGCTGCGGCAGCCTCAACGTGGCCGACGCCTGCGGAGGCCCCAATATGGCCGCTGCCAACATCGCCGCTACCGTAGGCGGCCCCAAGATGGCTGCCCCAAACATGGCCGCCGCCAACATGGCCACCCCCAGCGGGGGAGCCAACATGGCCACCTGCAACATGGCCACCCCCATTGGAAACCCCAACGTGGCCGCCACTGTTGTGGCACCAGGGGCGTGTCTGGCTTCCGGGGGTGTGGCCTTGCCCGACCACGCCTCCCCGGAGCCCCGCCCTTTCGCCTGCCCCCTCTGCCCCAAGCGCTTCGGTGCCCGGGCGGGGCTCCGCAAGCACCAGCGCCGCCACGGCCCCACCCCGCTGGCCACGCCCGCCCCGGGCCCCGCCCCAGCTGGATCAGCTTAG